The proteins below come from a single Chryseobacterium sp. MA9 genomic window:
- a CDS encoding terpene synthase family protein, with protein sequence MTPEQYNSADYLPRGCYPWPDLINPHAEQMGEDMNGWIDNDYTFLTEKQRKIYKKMELHMCTARMWPHLTYEQVIPCNRFMLQYVALDDQVEHSSLEEIQELRIRCTDILRGAQALPEENALYHHMAMIRDEFRAFMPDLWFERFVYYFYQSFRYGIELEYPYKIAHRPPSLNLYKTIREYSVLMRPYLIFGEIESGLVLPEHIFEHIVVQKMISHMTLVVAWQNDLHSLPKEIAKGTEVFNLVFVLQQEYNLSLEDACAEALHIHNEELASLNGLHKEYREFGEYQEHVDKFVYYAGVGLQGVNTFYLETNRYKHGGVGFAWPEDNHATNSSL encoded by the coding sequence ATGACACCAGAACAATATAATAGTGCAGATTACTTGCCACGGGGATGCTACCCATGGCCCGACCTTATAAATCCACATGCTGAACAAATGGGGGAAGATATGAATGGCTGGATTGATAATGATTATACTTTTTTAACAGAAAAACAACGGAAAATCTATAAAAAAATGGAACTTCATATGTGTACAGCACGTATGTGGCCGCACTTAACCTATGAGCAGGTCATTCCATGCAACAGGTTCATGCTCCAATACGTTGCTCTTGATGATCAGGTGGAGCATTCGTCCCTTGAAGAGATCCAGGAGTTACGAATCCGTTGTACAGATATTCTCAGGGGTGCTCAGGCCCTGCCGGAAGAAAATGCCCTCTATCATCATATGGCAATGATCCGGGATGAATTTCGTGCTTTTATGCCAGACTTATGGTTTGAACGGTTTGTTTACTATTTTTATCAATCTTTCAGATACGGAATCGAATTGGAGTATCCATACAAAATAGCTCATCGCCCACCATCATTGAATCTTTACAAAACCATCAGAGAATATTCTGTGCTAATGCGCCCTTATCTGATCTTTGGTGAGATTGAATCAGGTCTTGTCCTGCCAGAACATATCTTTGAGCATATAGTGGTACAAAAGATGATTTCCCATATGACTCTGGTAGTTGCGTGGCAAAATGACCTTCACTCCCTGCCAAAGGAGATAGCAAAGGGGACAGAGGTTTTTAATCTGGTTTTTGTATTGCAGCAGGAGTATAATCTTTCTTTGGAAGATGCTTGTGCAGAGGCTTTACATATTCATAATGAAGAGCTGGCTAGTCTGAATGGCTTACATAAAGAGTATCGGGAGTTTGGCGAATATCAGGAACACGTCGACAAATTTGTTTATTATGCCGGTGTCGGGCTGCAGGGAGTTAACACTTTTTATCTGGAAACAAACAGATATAAACATGGGGGAGTTGGTTTTGCCTGGCCTGAAGATAATCATGCCACAAATAGCAGTCTGTAA
- a CDS encoding anti-sigma factor domain-containing protein — protein MNTKEYISSGIIESYILGHASPEEAGILECVMKNNAEVKAAFEEAQKTLEHLATAQAVTPPSDLKSKIWNKIQQEQTAEEVTPAVSTDIPEAQDHKETTERVNTQRDTRWKTYAIAASALFLISVAGNLFWMNTQSSNKKEIALLSAEKQAQDQAMKKMTSKIDMFSNPDMQMVMLKGVEKHTDSKAMVFWDKKTKEVYLNAEKLPKAPAGMQYQLWAIENGQPVSAGMYTEDKDSRIALANITNAQAFAITLEKEGGSKVPTMENMFVMGEI, from the coding sequence TTGAACACAAAAGAATACATATCATCCGGAATTATAGAATCTTATATTCTTGGCCATGCTTCTCCTGAAGAAGCAGGGATTTTGGAGTGTGTGATGAAGAATAATGCTGAAGTAAAAGCAGCTTTTGAAGAAGCACAAAAGACTTTGGAACATCTTGCTACCGCTCAGGCCGTAACACCTCCAAGTGATCTGAAATCTAAGATCTGGAATAAAATTCAGCAGGAACAGACTGCCGAAGAAGTAACACCAGCTGTTTCAACAGACATTCCTGAGGCGCAAGATCACAAAGAAACCACAGAAAGAGTAAATACTCAGAGAGATACCCGCTGGAAAACCTACGCAATAGCAGCTTCTGCATTGTTCCTGATAAGTGTTGCCGGAAATTTATTCTGGATGAATACCCAGTCATCCAATAAAAAGGAAATCGCTTTGCTGTCTGCAGAAAAACAAGCTCAGGACCAGGCAATGAAAAAAATGACCAGTAAGATTGATATGTTCTCCAATCCTGATATGCAGATGGTGATGCTGAAGGGTGTAGAAAAGCATACGGATTCCAAAGCAATGGTTTTCTGGGATAAAAAAACAAAAGAAGTTTATCTGAATGCCGAAAAACTTCCTAAAGCTCCCGCAGGAATGCAATATCAGCTTTGGGCCATCGAAAACGGACAACCTGTAAGTGCAGGAATGTACACCGAAGATAAAGACAGCAGAATTGCACTGGCCAATATTACAAATGCTCAGGCTTTTGCCATTACTCTAGAAAAAGAAGGCGGAAGTAAAGTACCTACCATGGAGAATATGTTTGTAATGGGAGAAATCTAA
- a CDS encoding RNA polymerase sigma factor: MDRKIKAIKTTYSEEELIVLLKEKNETGFHYLYDHYSGALYGIILRIVQSKEYTEEVIQDVFVKIWNSIHQYDASKGRFYTWMINIARNTAIDYLKSKGFQNELKNQSLPDFVYNTTELSTVNNSSDYIGFNNVLERLESDKQELINLAYYQGYTQHEISEKLKIPLGTVKTKMRNALMKLKDLLKDYQ, from the coding sequence TTGGACAGAAAAATAAAAGCTATTAAAACAACCTATTCGGAAGAGGAACTTATCGTTTTATTAAAAGAAAAAAACGAAACCGGTTTTCATTATCTGTATGACCACTATTCCGGTGCGCTGTACGGAATCATTCTCCGGATCGTTCAGTCTAAAGAATACACTGAAGAAGTTATTCAGGATGTTTTTGTTAAAATATGGAACTCCATTCATCAATACGACGCTTCCAAAGGAAGGTTTTACACCTGGATGATTAATATTGCAAGAAATACCGCTATTGATTATTTAAAGTCTAAGGGATTCCAGAATGAGCTTAAAAACCAATCACTTCCGGATTTCGTATATAATACTACAGAACTTTCAACAGTCAACAATTCGTCTGATTATATCGGATTTAACAATGTGCTTGAAAGACTGGAATCAGACAAGCAGGAACTCATAAATCTTGCTTATTATCAAGGATATACCCAACATGAAATATCCGAAAAGCTGAAGATACCGCTGGGAACAGTGAAAACGAAAATGCGTAATGCACTGATGAAATTAAAAGATTTGTTAAAAGATTATCAATAA